The Pochonia chlamydosporia 170 chromosome Unknown PCv3seq00012, whole genome shotgun sequence genome has a segment encoding these proteins:
- a CDS encoding restless-like transposase (similar to Metarhizium robertsii ARSEF 23 XP_007816583.1) has translation MPVQSEQQKLLEDRLFRHFKGWTWSERARDTSSWVWDFGYDIQRHGTRKWICKRCIQLNRPSIASFASSGLQNAANHLWREHKIPAPAREKRSTAQLKSDGALEPKQPTIASALKLNVDKPREQTIANCFISRFDKQHFQRMLVELIVSSNQSFSFVENPVLREIFDYLNPSVSIQCANLSGSAIRYKIIQEYNRHKQRVVEVLRNSSGLLHISFDGWTSRNKLALHGIACFFRDEQDRPCKIIIGVPEAHRHFGSTIGGEVLDVLNALGVRREKIGYFTLDNAENNDTAMDVIGAELGFNGRLRRGRCMGHTINLSAKALLFGKNSDAFEQQLSGAEALSDDEYARWRKKGPVGKLHNIVVDVRLTHRLLYLFKEVQREEIDRATTLKLRSKKSLKLIVDNDTRWLSQLYMIRRALRLKTSIELLLIRYKAQWEDENRSKKTGEVTQAKLAKKPRILRDENQLTDKDWEVLYHLEAILTVFETVVKTLEGDGHIRKRKQGWTGSYGNVWDVVLGYELLLNTLEEYKELAAGFPDAEYLRIGINLAWDKMDEYYQRLDETPIYYTAMALHPAYRWDWFDETWSHKPGWVKKAKEMVADVWLSDYAHLEVRTTSSRSDDEPPAKRSRFFNPFEKNSRLPSSTPAHASTIMGDEYQAWQMDREAGDSNVRDPIGYWITKKGRYPRLSRMALDFLTIQPMSAECERLFSAAGKMVSALRTDLDAEIIGICQVLRSWYRAGLIKNLDPLLHSHVETQLDGVYATLSDNELALAQSKWLLDGEDSASEEGDWAPQQAGDELVTKCESEAE, from the exons atgccagtccagtcagagcagcagaagctgctcgaaGACCGTCTGTTTCGCCATTTCAAAGGCTGGACTTGGTCAGAACGCGCACGTGATACTAGCTCCTGGGTTTGGGACTTTGGCTACGATATTCAACGGCATGGCACACGGAAATGGATCTGCAAGCGCTGCATCCAACTAAATCGGCCTAGTATCGCAAGTTTTGCGTCGTCAGGCCTTCAGAACGCCGCAAATCATCTGTGGCGTGAGCACAAAATACCAGCGCCAGCACGGGAGAAGAGGagcacagcacagctgaAGTCAGATGGCGCACTAGAACCGAAGCAGCCGACTATTGCCTCTGCTTTGAAACTGAACGTTGATAAGCCTAGGGAACAGACTATCGCGAATTGTTTCATCTCACGGTTTGATAAACAGCACTTCCAGAGGATGCTAGTGGAATTAATCGTGAGTAGCAaccaatccttctccttcgtcGAGAACCCCGTCCTCCGAGAAATCTTCGACTATTTGAATCCGTCAGTTTCGATTCAGTGTGCCAACCTGAGCGGCAGTGCCATTCGATACAAGATTATTCAAGAATATAACCGCCACAAGCAGAGGGTTGTAGAAGTGCTGAGGAACTCCTCCGGACTACTCCATatatcatttgatggctggacgtCTCGAAATAAGCTCGCCCTGCACGGGATTGCCTGCTTTTTTAGAGATGAGCAGGATCGGCCATGCAAAATCATAATTGGGGTTCCAGAGGCTCATCGCCACTTCGGCTCAACCATTGGCGGAGAGGTTCTCGATGTCCTAAATGCTCTTGGTGTGCGTCGAGAGAAGATTGGCTATTTCACCCTGGACAACGCCGAAAACAATGATACGGCAATGGATGTTATCGGTGCTGAGCTAGGATTCAATGGCCGGCTACGCCGAGGACGTTGTATGGGCCACACAATTAACCTGTCAGCCAAGGCGCTCTTGTTTGGCAAAAACTCCGACGCGTTCGAGCAGCAATTATCAGGTGCAGAAGCTTTATCTGATGATGAATACGCTCGATGGCGTAAAAAAGGGCCTGTTGGCAAGTTACATAATATAGTTGTCGATGTGCGCCTTACCCATCGGCTACTCTACTTATTCAAAGAGGTCCAGAGA GAAGAAATTGATCGCGCCACTACCCTCAAACTTCGATCGAAGAAATCGCTCAAGTTAATCGTCGACAACGACACGCGCTGGCTGTCGCAACTCTACATGATCCGTAGGGCCCTGCGGTTAAAAACATCGATCGAACTACTATTGATCAGGTACAAGGCCCAGTGGGAAGATGAAAATCGGTCTAAAAAGACTGGTGAAGTAacgcaagccaagttggcaaaaaaGCCACGCATCCTCCGTGACGAGAATCAGCTCACGGACAAAGACTGGGAGGTCCTCTACCATTTGGAGGCTATACTGACGGTCTTCGAAACTGTTGTGAAGACGCTGGAGGGCGACGGGCACATCCGTAAGCGCAAGCAGGGTTGGACCGGTTCCTACGGCAATGTATGGGACGTGGTGCTTGGGtacgagctgcttcttaaCACTCTGGAAGAGTAtaaagagcttgctgctggttttcCCGATGCAGAGTACTTGCGCATTGGAATCAACCTTGCTTGGGATAAGATGGATGAGTATTACCAACGGCTGGATGAGACGCCGATATACtatacagccatggcactcCATCCGGCTTATCGCTGGGactggtttgatgagacgtGGTCACATAAACCTGGTTGGGtgaaaaaagcaaaagagatggttgctgatgtctggttgtccGACTACGCCCACCTTGAAGTTAGGactaccagcagcaggagtgACGACGAGCCACCAGCAAAGCGGTCTCGGTTTTTCAACCCGTTCGAGAAGAACAGTcgtctgccaagctcaacaccagcccaCGCAAGCACTATAATGGGTGACGAGTACCAGGCGTGGCAGATGGATCGTGAGGCAGGTGACAGCAATGTTCGTGATCCAATCGGTTACTGGATTACGAAGAAAGGCAGATATCCGAGGTTATCCAGGATGGCCCTGGACTTCCTGAcgattcagccaatgtcagcgGAATGTGAGAGGctattttcagcagctggcaaaATGGTCTCGGCATTGCGTACAGACCTGGATGCTGAGATTATCGGAATCTGTCAGGTTTTACGTTCTTGGTATCGTGCAGGCCTCATCAAGAACCTGGATCCATTGCTTCACTCGCATGTTGAGACTCAACTGGATGGAGTTTACGCGACTCTGAGCGACAATGAACTGGCACTTGCCCAGTCCAAGTGGCTattggacggcgaggacagcGCCAGCGAGGAAGGTGATTGGGCACCGCAGCAGGCGGGGGACGAGTTAGTAACAAaatgtgaaagtgaggcCGAATAG